From a single Oceaniferula flava genomic region:
- a CDS encoding L-serine ammonia-lyase — translation MISVLDLFTIGIGPSSSHTVGPMRAAYQFTKDLASAPVADRVACLKCDLYGSLAATGKGHGTDTAVILGMMGNDPESIDAKRIPELLEATRSRQKLIWNAPHEVDFHEREHLTFHRVQPLPMHPNGMHLLALDAAGEVLMEEIYYSLGGGFIATEEEMNNPNFGNEVEPVYPFDSADALTALCDQHHISIPEIIMANENLVRPEEETRAALDRIWAAMQECVRSGCENEGIMPGGLHVNRRAKAVHKKLMGKAETGLTDPLSILDWVNLYALAVNEENASGGRVVTAPTNGAAGIIPAVLHYATRFKHSPHQKNNDQREAVHRFLLTAGAIATLYKKNASISGADVGCQGEVGVACSMAAGALVDYLGGDHHQVENAAEIGMEHNLGLTCDPIGGLVQIPCIERNAMGAVKAINAARICMSGDGTHFVSLDKVIKTMKDTGKDMQEKYKETSRGGLAVNVVEC, via the coding sequence ATGATCTCAGTTCTCGATCTATTTACCATCGGCATCGGTCCTTCAAGCTCCCACACCGTGGGCCCCATGCGCGCCGCCTATCAGTTCACCAAAGACCTCGCGTCAGCCCCTGTGGCCGATCGGGTTGCCTGTTTGAAATGCGACCTCTACGGCTCCCTGGCCGCCACCGGAAAAGGCCACGGCACCGATACCGCGGTGATCCTCGGCATGATGGGCAACGATCCTGAATCGATCGATGCCAAACGCATCCCCGAGCTTCTGGAAGCGACCCGATCTCGCCAGAAGCTCATCTGGAATGCCCCCCATGAGGTGGATTTCCACGAGCGCGAACACCTCACATTTCATCGCGTCCAACCACTACCAATGCACCCGAATGGTATGCATCTTCTGGCATTGGATGCGGCAGGTGAGGTGCTGATGGAGGAAATCTACTACTCGCTCGGCGGCGGGTTCATCGCCACCGAGGAGGAGATGAACAACCCCAACTTTGGCAACGAGGTTGAGCCTGTCTATCCCTTCGATTCCGCCGATGCCTTAACGGCACTCTGCGATCAACATCATATCTCAATCCCCGAGATCATCATGGCCAATGAAAACTTGGTGCGCCCCGAGGAGGAAACCCGCGCGGCCTTAGACCGAATCTGGGCGGCGATGCAGGAGTGCGTGCGCTCCGGCTGCGAGAACGAAGGCATCATGCCCGGCGGCCTGCACGTCAACCGACGAGCAAAGGCAGTGCATAAAAAACTCATGGGCAAGGCGGAGACCGGACTGACAGATCCCTTGAGCATCCTCGATTGGGTCAATCTCTACGCCCTCGCAGTCAACGAAGAGAACGCCTCTGGAGGCCGCGTGGTAACTGCGCCCACCAATGGCGCCGCCGGCATCATCCCCGCGGTGCTGCACTACGCCACCCGCTTCAAACACAGCCCCCACCAGAAAAACAACGATCAACGCGAGGCGGTGCACCGTTTCCTACTGACGGCGGGAGCCATTGCCACCTTGTACAAGAAAAACGCCTCGATTTCCGGCGCCGATGTCGGCTGCCAGGGTGAGGTTGGTGTCGCCTGCTCGATGGCGGCCGGGGCATTGGTCGATTACCTTGGAGGCGACCACCACCAGGTCGAGAACGCCGCGGAAATCGGCATGGAGCACAACCTGGGGCTGACCTGTGACCCGATCGGAGGTCTCGTCCAGATCCCCTGCATCGAGCGCAATGCCATGGGCGCGGTGAAAGCGATCAACGCTGCCCGCATCTGCATGTCAGGCGATGGCACCCACTTCGTCTCGCTCGACAAGGTGATCAAAACCATGAAGGACACCGGCAAGGATATGCAGGAGAAATACAAGGAAACCTCACGTGGCGGACTTGCGGTGAATGTGGTAGAGTGTTAA
- the coaD gene encoding pantetheine-phosphate adenylyltransferase, which translates to MRTAVYAGSFDPPTNGHLWMIKQGLELFDRLYVAIGSNPAKNYSFSVDERLQLLRESIPSCERLTISEFNNRYLVDYAREVGAQYILRGIRAADDYEYERVMRHINADMAPNITTTFLMPPRDIAELSSSMVKSLIGPAGWQETVRRYVPGPVFSALEEIDPA; encoded by the coding sequence ATGCGCACCGCCGTCTACGCCGGATCTTTTGATCCCCCCACCAATGGTCACCTCTGGATGATCAAACAGGGCCTGGAACTCTTCGATCGACTCTATGTCGCTATCGGAAGCAACCCAGCCAAGAATTATAGCTTCAGCGTGGACGAACGCTTGCAACTGCTGCGGGAATCGATTCCTTCCTGCGAGCGACTCACGATTTCCGAGTTCAATAATCGTTATTTGGTCGATTACGCCCGCGAAGTCGGTGCCCAGTATATCCTGCGTGGCATCCGGGCGGCGGACGATTACGAATACGAGCGTGTGATGCGCCACATCAATGCCGATATGGCGCCCAACATCACCACCACCTTCCTGATGCCTCCACGCGATATCGCCGAACTCTCGTCCAGCATGGTTAAGAGTCTGATCGGCCCGGCTGGTTGGCAGGAAACGGTCCGCCGCTACGTGCCAGGTCCCGTGTTCAGTGCTTTGGAAGAAATCGATCCCGCCTAG
- a CDS encoding tetratricopeptide repeat protein — protein sequence MLLRLLILISLLTISLTAAPSQSKAMRELAKNATYQEGAKAMDGQLADIAIQKFRTVLDQAKLGEDARAYTSLALAEALIRSSLSQQGTRLQAEEALKILNSEKLAEVSSAVVWKAEALASLGRYQEAEAALAEVPKTHAQFSETQLARARIQLALNQTSAATATLTALDQSKHPEIRNTANLLAAEIHINLGHFEAAEEALNRVDEQNSGAAKLKEYLNARKQLSEGKAEEAINRFQSLITAPDHLSERIFRACVLGLADAQAASEQNDKAIATLVQYITDHPDSSVLQPLFLRLIRLLPEEVPMDHPTLVKLREWSDEAPVLDNPLYLAGASADAIPIQTPSTTAYSDRITLSLYYRAKLLARSADPNNHLKALALLTRLRAIQFSHNIYANELYMRLSSASLLDTAYLHLKRNQPELATYTLEVMEKIAFSPRLKDQASFLRGLLLAKAGQPKQALPAFNFALESASSDIASAASINAGVMSLLSSNLKSFDKIAASTQDQKILTSLTLERALWKCSQGDIAGRSDLDSFIMAHPDHPRVNEAHLALASACVDISPPDVELAKAHLEIIRSRLTTQEDLHTIARIAIRAEELIQNWPAAAKIAESFIRKFKDSLYLPSMMVKMGEAHYHNEDFNKARRIFQEVAAKYPDSPYKPYAEFYAAMAARLGGTSQAREESISMFQQIIESDHPLATEARIQQSRVLIDLRQYEKAEKTLAPLQKAKDPSIRRAAGVLLADCLHRQGSTDSAKYDQAIAIYNDLLAEKNLPLAWHNRIHFLRGQTYESNKQRGKALDSYIDVIIQADAGQVLPLNEVEWLWFYRCGFKALAMLESDKRWEAAVKFARRIATFKGPRAEEAAKRANNLAKTHMIWED from the coding sequence GTGCTTCTGCGACTTCTCATCCTGATCAGCCTGCTGACCATCTCACTCACCGCCGCGCCCAGTCAATCTAAGGCGATGCGTGAGCTGGCCAAAAATGCGACCTATCAGGAAGGGGCCAAGGCGATGGATGGTCAACTGGCGGACATTGCGATCCAAAAATTCCGCACCGTGCTCGATCAAGCAAAGCTCGGGGAGGACGCCAGAGCATATACTTCATTGGCCCTCGCCGAGGCATTGATCCGCTCCAGCCTCTCCCAGCAAGGCACCCGATTGCAGGCCGAAGAAGCGCTGAAAATCCTGAATAGTGAGAAGCTTGCCGAGGTTTCATCTGCCGTCGTTTGGAAAGCGGAAGCGCTTGCATCGTTGGGCCGCTACCAAGAAGCAGAAGCCGCTCTCGCCGAGGTGCCCAAGACTCATGCCCAATTCAGTGAAACCCAACTCGCTCGCGCCCGCATCCAGCTGGCACTGAACCAAACCTCCGCCGCAACTGCCACACTCACCGCCTTGGATCAATCCAAGCACCCCGAAATCCGCAACACCGCCAACCTGCTCGCCGCCGAGATCCACATCAACCTCGGCCACTTTGAAGCCGCCGAGGAAGCTCTGAACCGAGTCGATGAGCAAAATTCCGGCGCCGCGAAATTGAAGGAGTATTTGAATGCCCGAAAGCAGCTCAGCGAGGGCAAGGCCGAGGAGGCCATCAATCGTTTTCAGTCGTTAATCACCGCCCCGGACCACCTCAGCGAGCGCATCTTCCGCGCCTGCGTGCTGGGACTCGCCGACGCCCAGGCCGCGAGTGAGCAAAATGACAAAGCCATCGCCACCCTGGTGCAATACATCACCGATCACCCCGACTCCTCAGTCCTGCAGCCGCTGTTCCTGCGCTTGATTCGTCTCCTGCCTGAAGAAGTCCCCATGGATCACCCCACCTTGGTCAAGCTGCGTGAATGGAGCGATGAGGCACCGGTGCTCGATAATCCCCTCTACCTCGCCGGCGCCAGCGCCGATGCCATCCCCATCCAAACTCCCTCCACCACCGCCTACAGCGATCGGATCACCCTCTCGCTCTACTATCGGGCCAAACTGCTCGCGCGTTCGGCCGATCCGAACAACCACCTCAAGGCCCTGGCCTTACTGACGCGATTGCGAGCCATCCAGTTTTCCCACAACATCTACGCCAACGAGCTCTACATGCGCCTATCATCGGCCTCACTGCTCGACACCGCTTACCTCCATCTCAAACGTAATCAACCGGAGCTGGCGACTTACACGCTCGAGGTGATGGAAAAAATCGCCTTCTCCCCGCGCCTCAAAGATCAAGCGAGCTTTCTTCGTGGACTGCTGTTAGCCAAGGCCGGCCAACCGAAGCAGGCTCTGCCGGCATTTAACTTTGCGCTCGAATCCGCCTCGTCGGACATCGCCTCCGCCGCCAGCATCAATGCCGGTGTGATGTCACTGCTTTCCAGCAATCTGAAGAGTTTCGACAAAATCGCAGCCTCCACCCAGGACCAAAAAATCCTGACCTCATTAACACTCGAGCGAGCCTTGTGGAAATGTAGCCAGGGTGACATCGCCGGCCGAAGCGATCTGGATAGTTTCATCATGGCGCACCCGGACCATCCGCGAGTGAACGAAGCCCACCTCGCTCTGGCATCTGCCTGTGTCGATATCAGCCCCCCGGACGTGGAGCTGGCCAAGGCCCACCTCGAGATCATTCGCAGTCGACTCACCACCCAGGAAGACCTGCACACCATCGCCCGCATCGCTATCCGTGCCGAGGAGTTGATCCAGAACTGGCCGGCCGCAGCCAAGATTGCCGAAAGCTTCATTCGCAAATTCAAAGACAGCCTCTACCTGCCCAGCATGATGGTGAAGATGGGCGAGGCTCACTATCACAACGAGGATTTCAACAAGGCACGCCGGATTTTCCAAGAGGTTGCCGCCAAATATCCTGACAGCCCCTACAAACCTTACGCCGAGTTTTACGCCGCCATGGCTGCTCGCTTGGGAGGCACCTCCCAGGCCCGGGAAGAGAGCATTTCGATGTTCCAACAGATCATCGAAAGCGATCACCCGCTCGCCACTGAAGCTCGCATTCAGCAGAGCCGGGTGCTGATCGACCTACGCCAGTATGAGAAAGCCGAGAAGACCTTGGCTCCGCTGCAAAAGGCTAAGGACCCTTCCATCCGTCGGGCTGCCGGCGTGCTGTTAGCCGACTGCTTGCACCGTCAGGGGTCAACCGATAGTGCGAAATACGATCAAGCCATCGCCATTTACAACGACCTCCTCGCGGAAAAAAACCTGCCACTGGCATGGCATAACCGTATTCATTTCCTCCGAGGCCAGACTTACGAAAGCAACAAACAACGCGGCAAGGCTCTGGACTCCTACATTGATGTCATTATCCAGGCTGATGCCGGTCAAGTTCTGCCCCTGAACGAAGTCGAATGGCTATGGTTCTACCGCTGTGGATTCAAGGCCCTCGCCATGTTGGAAAGCGACAAACGCTGGGAGGCTGCGGTGAAATTCGCCCGCCGTATCGCCACGTTCAAAGGCCCCCGCGCGGAGGAAGCGGCCAAGCGCGCCAACAATCTCGCGAAAACTCACATGATCTGGGAAGACTAA
- the thiL gene encoding thiamine-phosphate kinase, translating into MKQLTDIGEDALIARLVRDLESGADVVTGPGDDCAVVDIGHADRYQLLKTDCLVEGVHYLADAEAEKVGWKAIARVVSDFAAMGGTPSQLLVTLVMPGGQSVDYLEQLYRGMQQCAAQFGAVISGGETSSVPTGSAAVISVAGTGWVRKDQLVLRSGGQVGDLVMVTGLLGGSIRGKHLSFTPRVTEAAWLAEYFPLHAMMDLSDGVAKDLPRLATMSGCGFIIREDQVPCSENVDVAAALGDGEDYELLFTIAPDHLERLQSEWGRQFPDLALSVLGELTVAEVGIQSEAGGWEHFTS; encoded by the coding sequence ATGAAACAACTCACAGACATCGGTGAAGATGCGTTGATTGCCCGACTGGTGCGAGACCTGGAATCGGGTGCCGATGTGGTGACCGGACCGGGCGACGACTGTGCGGTGGTGGACATCGGACATGCCGACCGGTATCAACTTTTAAAAACCGACTGTCTGGTGGAGGGGGTGCATTATCTCGCCGATGCCGAGGCTGAAAAAGTAGGTTGGAAAGCGATCGCCAGAGTGGTCAGCGATTTTGCCGCAATGGGTGGCACGCCTTCGCAACTTCTGGTCACCCTGGTGATGCCCGGTGGGCAATCGGTGGACTATCTCGAGCAGCTGTATCGCGGCATGCAGCAATGCGCGGCGCAATTCGGTGCGGTGATCAGCGGAGGTGAAACCAGTTCCGTGCCGACCGGTTCAGCCGCGGTGATCTCGGTCGCCGGCACCGGCTGGGTGCGCAAAGACCAGTTGGTTTTGCGCAGTGGTGGGCAGGTAGGCGACCTGGTGATGGTGACTGGCTTGTTAGGTGGCTCCATCCGTGGAAAACACCTCAGCTTCACACCGCGTGTCACTGAGGCGGCGTGGCTGGCCGAATACTTTCCGCTGCACGCGATGATGGATCTCTCCGATGGGGTGGCGAAGGATTTACCCCGACTCGCGACCATGAGTGGCTGCGGATTTATCATTCGGGAGGATCAGGTGCCCTGTTCGGAAAACGTCGACGTGGCGGCAGCCTTGGGAGATGGCGAAGACTACGAGCTGCTGTTCACGATCGCTCCCGATCATTTGGAGCGACTGCAGAGTGAGTGGGGGCGGCAATTTCCCGATCTCGCCCTCAGTGTGTTGGGTGAACTGACTGTGGCAGAGGTAGGGATTCAGTCGGAGGCTGGCGGCTGGGAACATTTCACATCCTGA
- a CDS encoding prolipoprotein diacylglyceryl transferase — translation MPEILQNTSLSWYSLTMLAAILLSAFYWLQMSRDDALLPKVYFCALACAFVGAKLAYLVSEGWMHTGDDRWLHWLSGKSITGALLGGYLGVEVFKKWFGYRKITGDRFALIVPISIILGRFGCLSQGCCPGIACQLPAGINRWPAVPMEIAFNVAAILVFIWLRRRRSQQWQHFHLYLMAYGLFRFFHEFLRATPKPFAGMSGYQLIALAIALLGGVAYVRRKRTLRQDVKCSQPPASD, via the coding sequence ATGCCTGAGATTCTCCAGAACACATCGCTCAGCTGGTATAGCCTGACGATGCTGGCAGCGATCTTACTGAGTGCCTTTTATTGGCTCCAGATGTCGCGTGATGACGCCCTCCTCCCGAAGGTTTACTTCTGCGCCCTCGCCTGTGCCTTCGTGGGAGCGAAATTGGCCTACCTCGTTTCCGAAGGGTGGATGCATACCGGCGACGATCGATGGCTGCATTGGCTGTCGGGAAAATCGATCACCGGAGCTCTGTTAGGAGGCTATCTGGGTGTTGAGGTCTTCAAGAAATGGTTCGGATACCGTAAGATCACCGGTGACCGTTTCGCCCTTATTGTGCCCATCAGCATCATCTTGGGACGATTCGGATGTCTGAGTCAGGGATGCTGCCCGGGCATAGCCTGCCAACTCCCGGCGGGGATCAATCGCTGGCCGGCAGTGCCGATGGAGATCGCCTTCAATGTCGCAGCGATCCTCGTCTTCATCTGGCTGCGACGCAGGCGATCCCAGCAGTGGCAGCACTTCCACCTCTACCTGATGGCATACGGCCTGTTCCGCTTTTTCCACGAGTTCCTCCGTGCCACCCCCAAGCCCTTCGCCGGAATGTCCGGCTATCAGCTGATCGCCCTGGCCATCGCACTACTGGGTGGAGTCGCTTACGTCAGACGCAAGCGGACGCTCCGTCAGGATGTGAAATGTTCCCAGCCGCCAGCCTCCGACTGA
- a CDS encoding radical SAM protein, whose protein sequence is MIASLPSFRTHLKHTRSRCPVCHDLCPAEVWKTNATPSKVYLTRTCPEHGEASMCISSDARFYWMSKGSDDNACCGSGACCADPTGNDGTLGRNALAEKGQTVETLSTCLALIEIVDSCNLACPTCFAASPTGVNEKLDYHSLENIQERIEGVLDRKKNIEILQLSGGEPTLHPQFFELLDWIHERDGIDYVLVNTNGVLIAKDDVFLTELGQRARRGNFQLYLQFDGTGPEAQKALRGGDLRAMKQRVMERCAQENIPVTLAMTVTPQNVAELWSTIQFGLAHDNCRGVSFQPMFWSGRMPDGIAANQLTPEASRLNAADIILGCVDQSDGTIKFEDFTPLPCGDPNCATIGYLLKTPLGVRSISDFIDFSTVQDFLQDKVRYELADLQQCGCENTALGELLHKFEMEEKDTFRLFIKPFMDSWTWDEDRIDRCCTHVIRPDGKLDSFCRYYHSGIQNS, encoded by the coding sequence ATGATTGCTTCTCTTCCATCCTTCCGAACCCATCTCAAGCACACCCGCTCACGCTGCCCGGTTTGCCATGACCTTTGCCCCGCAGAGGTTTGGAAAACCAATGCAACCCCATCGAAAGTTTACCTCACGCGCACCTGCCCAGAACACGGCGAGGCGAGCATGTGTATTTCTTCCGATGCTCGGTTCTACTGGATGTCGAAGGGCAGCGACGATAATGCCTGCTGCGGTAGTGGCGCCTGCTGCGCGGACCCTACCGGCAACGATGGCACCTTGGGGAGAAATGCACTTGCCGAGAAGGGACAGACGGTGGAAACGCTCTCGACCTGCCTCGCGCTGATCGAAATTGTCGATTCCTGTAATCTGGCTTGCCCCACGTGCTTCGCCGCCTCACCGACCGGCGTCAATGAGAAGCTGGACTACCACTCATTGGAAAACATCCAAGAACGCATCGAAGGTGTGTTAGATCGTAAAAAGAACATCGAGATCCTGCAACTCTCCGGTGGCGAGCCCACCTTGCACCCGCAGTTTTTCGAACTGCTCGATTGGATTCATGAGCGTGACGGCATCGATTATGTCTTGGTCAATACCAACGGTGTTCTCATCGCCAAGGACGATGTTTTCCTCACCGAACTGGGGCAACGGGCGCGCCGTGGCAATTTCCAACTCTACCTGCAGTTCGATGGCACCGGCCCGGAAGCTCAGAAAGCTCTGCGCGGTGGGGACCTCAGAGCGATGAAACAACGCGTCATGGAACGCTGTGCGCAGGAAAACATTCCCGTCACTCTCGCCATGACCGTCACCCCTCAGAACGTCGCCGAGCTCTGGAGCACCATCCAGTTCGGCCTTGCCCACGACAACTGCCGCGGAGTCAGTTTTCAACCGATGTTCTGGTCGGGCCGGATGCCCGACGGCATTGCTGCGAATCAACTCACACCCGAAGCATCACGACTAAATGCCGCGGATATTATTTTAGGCTGCGTCGATCAGTCGGACGGAACCATCAAGTTCGAAGATTTTACACCCCTCCCCTGTGGCGATCCCAACTGCGCGACGATTGGGTATTTGCTGAAAACTCCCCTCGGTGTGCGCTCCATCAGCGACTTCATCGATTTCTCCACGGTGCAGGATTTCCTCCAGGACAAGGTGCGTTACGAGCTGGCGGACCTGCAGCAATGCGGCTGTGAGAACACCGCCTTAGGTGAACTTCTGCACAAGTTCGAAATGGAGGAAAAAGATACCTTCCGCCTGTTCATCAAACCCTTCATGGATTCATGGACCTGGGATGAAGATCGCATCGACCGCTGCTGCACCCATGTCATCCGCCCCGATGGAAAACTAGATTCCTTCTGCCGCTATTATCACTCCGGAATACAAAACAGTTAG